AGAATTTATCTGCATAAAATTCAAATGTATATGAAGAATGTTTAAAGAAATCGAACAAAAGGTTCACGTTTGTCTTCTATGCCTACTATGCTTGGGGTATTATGAAATTGTAAAACATGGTTAGAACGGAGACTGGACTGAAGACTcctgattttgtttaaaattccATTACAACTTTTTAAACAGTTATGCTCCAGACAATAGCACAGGAGATGTTGTGCTACTTTCTTTCTGTATTTGAGGCAAACATCCTTTTAAAAGTCTTAACTCATAGTATCAATTTCTGCTTTGTTCGTGAGTTCCATTTTACATCAGTGGAGTTTGTGTATGTAGTGAGAGCAGCCAGTAGAGTCACAATGTGGTGTGCAGACCCATGGGGAGAATTTTGTGCAAGTGAATAATTCATGTGGTTGGAAGCCTGTAGTTTTGTGTGTCAAAAATTACTTCAGTTTAAAAGTTGGTTGTTTTTTCCCGCAAGACGATCTGATCTGATTGTTTTTGAAGCCATATATGTATTACACTCTGTGTAGCGGTTTGTGTgtactttttgttgtttgttgtgtTCCAAGCTATCCCACCATGTATTGTTGTATATTTCAGACCCACGAAGTGGTAAAGCTGTCTGAGGGACTGAGCAGAATACATATGATCCATAAAGCAACTGAAAGCAACCAGAAGTTTGGGCCAAATCATCTAAATTGGTAATTCATTCTAATGACTGCATAGGGATTCTCTGAAGTCTTTGAAATCTACCCAAGTTTTAAGTGATGTATGATTTAAACAGGTCAGTAAAGTGCCATCCAAGTCCCTGTAGTTATTGGCTTCGGAATACAATATCCTTGGAatcaagacatttaaaaaaggtgggaggaagaggaaatagCTCCAGAAAATTAAAAAGGGTGAAGAGATACCTCTGCTGTACCAAAACAAATGCCACTTGGAATACGGGGAAAGCGCTTGGGGTGGTGAGGAGAAAACAAGCGTTTAACTAAACTGTGCTGTGTCCTCAGTTGTGGGATACAGGCATGTAGCTGAGTTTGGTTCTTGAAAGCAGAGGTGGCACCCTTCAGTGCTTTGTGGGGCTTATTAATGCAGAATCATTGGGCTCTGCCATCGAATCTTGTCCACCGCCACGTTGTGAACTATATTCTACTTAACAAGACTTTAGTTATATAACCTCTGGATGTTAACACATCCTCACAACGTCCTTATGTttaaagttaataaaataaatgaacagctccatttttacagatggtaaTCAAACACAGGAGATGACCTACACTGATTTGCTGAGAGGCCTTGGCGAGTCACTTCAACAGATTAGTGCTCGTGGATCCAAGGCTGTGCTTCAGACCATGCTGCATATCTATTTCAAGAaacacccgccccccccccgcttctctttaacattattttgctttttctgtaGATATACTAGTGACTACTCCAAACAGACTCATTTATTTGCTGAAACAAGATCCTCCAGTCATAGACTTGACAAGGTATGAAGAGgggttttttaaagtttgtttttgcTAGTGACTTTCTTCCTGTCAGAATCTCTGAACAAGTGCTAGAACTATGCATGCACAAAATTTAAACCTATGATGTCCTTTCAGGACTTGTATTTTTCTCCCGTATAAGCTGCTACTATTGAACagaaaaatcttgtttttcctAGAGTTGAATGGTTGGTGGTTGATGAGTCAGACAAACTATTTGAAGATGGGAAGTCGGGGTTCAGAGACCAGTTAGCCTCCATTTTCCTGGCATGCACGTCCCATGTTGTCAAAAGAGCCTTGTTCAGCGCAACCTTTGCATTCGATGTAGAGCAATGGTGCAAACTCAACCTGGACAATATCATTTTGGTGTCTGTTGGAGCAAGGTAAGTGTGCAGGTATTGACTCGGTCGTCTTTCTTGTGGGATCTCCTGTCTCATTCAGCCAGCTGTTGGCCCCTACATAGGCAGAGAACTACTTGCATCTCTTCTCCGTTTAGTTCTATATTCATCAGCTGTTCAACTGCTGCCACAGTTTCAGCATCTCAACGATCAGATCTGCGGGGCAATATTATGCATGTATGGGTCCTTTTTGTGCAACAGGGGAAGGTAGTGTTCTGCTTTGAGTATTTAATCACTCAGAGTAGGGAGCATTACCTTGAGGAGGAGGGTGTATTGGAGAAATTACTGCAAGACGTGAAGTATTTCTTTTCTCAGTAGTAAAATTCTTATACCTGTGAGACACTAACAATGACTTCTTTGTGTgtgatttgattttttgtttcagaaacgcTGCAGCGGAGACAGTAGATCAAGAGCTCTTGTTTGTTGGCTCAGAGACAGGAAAACTACTGGCAATGAGAGACCTAGTTAAAAAGGTAGTTATGGGTGACAGAGCACCTTCTTCCCTGCTTATTAACTTACTAACGCAGCTGCAGTGCACAATGTGCTGCTTTGGAAAAAGAGCGAATGTATATTTTGGTCTCTGTTTTTTAACTCAGAGTCACATAAAATAGAGACGGAATTTCTACGGTTCATTGTCAAGTAAATTTTACTTGAAaatgtgttgttgttgttgttgttgttttgtagtTGTGTAGCCACTCAATTCTTTCTTCAAggtcagggtgggcaaactttttggcctgagggctgcattgggtttctGTAATTGTATGAAGGGCTGGTTAGGGGatgttgtgcctccccaaacagccatgtgtggcctggcccccaccccctatctaccccctcccccacttctcaccctctgacagcccccccagaccctgccccatccaacccccccttctctctgtcccctgcttGCCCCCAGACCCTCTGCCCATAACTGCCCCCCACTgcaccatccaacccccctcttcttcctgacagcctcacccccaggacccctgccccatccaacccctccttctctctgtcccatgactgcccctggaacccctgtcccccaccatcacatccaacccttcctctccttcctgattgctcccccagaacccctgcctccattcaacccCCTTATTCCCCGCCCACTCACCACCCCAACCCGTCCACACCCCtggcccctgaccaccacccccaaactcccctgccctctatccaaccccactccctgcccccttaccgtgctgcctggagcaccggtggctggcaccgtggctgcaccaggacaggcagccatgccGCCCGACTGAAACCAGCCATGCATCATGTGCtgggccgggctctgcagctgcgctgccccaggagctcgcagcctgCCACCCAGAACCTTGTGCTGGGGCcgtggtgagctgaggctgtgggggaggggggaacagcaggggaggggccggggggtaGCCTCTCGGGCCAGgcgctcaggggctgggcaggagggtttcgcgggtcatagtttgcccacctctgttctaaatTGAAAAATAGATTGTTGCTTTCTATGTTGCAAATTTAGTCCTCATCCCAAAGCCCAGGTGTAATGCATCTAAGTCAGAATCTGATTAATCCAGGCCTCAGGAGAGTTTTGTCAGGCAAAAATCACCGTCTGAAATGTAAACTATGCAGGCGGATTAAATCCATGGCAGCAcagtactgaaggtgaactgaaGTGGGAAAAGGACTTGTAAGCAGAAACCTTGAGAGCCTTAAACAAGCTTGTTCTCTTGCAGGGATTCACTCCTCCTGTCCTTGTTTTTGTGCAGTCCATTGAAAGGGCTAAAGAGCTCTTCCATGAGCTCATTTACGAAGGGATCAATGTGGATGTCATCCATGCAGACAAAACACAGCAACAGGTAGGAGTCGGTAAATGCAGTTGTCTTGTACAGAAACTGTTCAGAAAGCAGATTGTACAAGCTGTCGTGTAAAAACTAGAACATCCATCTGCGGTAGTTGCGTGACAAGTGGTCTTGTGTCATGACTGTGTGGTCTTTTGTTTGAAGAGAGGGTAGGAATTGGACGTACTGTTTAGTATGATGGTGGCAGATATCAATACCTCTTCCGTTCTCAAACTGCTAATTAGAAGGTCACTTACACAATTTGTGTTTCGCCAGAGAGATAATGTGGTGCACAGTTTCAGAGCTGGAAAGATTTGGGTGCTCATCTGCACAGCCTTGCTAGCACGAGggattgacttcaaaggagtgaATATGGTCATTAACTATGACTTCCCAACCAGTGCCGTGGAGTACATCCACAGGATAGGTGAGTAAGCGTTCTTGGACAAAGCAGGATGTGTGGAC
The genomic region above belongs to Chelonoidis abingdonii isolate Lonesome George chromosome 20, CheloAbing_2.0, whole genome shotgun sequence and contains:
- the LOC116824203 gene encoding LOW QUALITY PROTEIN: putative ATP-dependent RNA helicase DDX52 (The sequence of the model RefSeq protein was modified relative to this genomic sequence to represent the inferred CDS: inserted 1 base in 1 codon; deleted 1 base in 1 codon; substituted 1 base at 1 genomic stop codon), coding for MQTIPVMLQGRNFCASAPTGSGKTXAFSFLFINTSEQPMNKGFRALIYHLTPRTCXSTHEVVKLSEGLSRIHMIHKATESNQKFGPNHLNYFAFSVDILVTTPNRLIYLLKQDPPVIDLTRVEWLVVDESDKLFEDGKSGFRDQLASIFLACTSHVVKRALFSATFAFDVEQWCKLNLDNIILVSVGARNAAAETVDQELLFVGSETGKLLAMRDLVKKGFTPPVLVFVQSIERAKELFHELIYEGINVDVIHADKTQQQRDNVVHSFRAGKIWVLICTALLARGIDFKGVNMVINYDFPTSAVEYIHRIGRTGRAGHTGKAVTFFTEDDKPLLRSVANVIQQAGCPVPDYIKAFHKLQSKQKKKLIKKPLEREHIRTTPQYLLEKAKKKKKIIQKNIKEKKPKEANKDSQLQTGPES